The Ziziphus jujuba cultivar Dongzao chromosome 1, ASM3175591v1 genome segment AAGATTTTGCCACGACTACCTGTGGACCCCACACGATGTGGGTCCCACACTACCGTGGCCGTGATCTTCTTTGGTACACCATGCCTTGTACTGCGGAGGAGTCAAACTGAATCATGGTCTCGTGTGAACTTTCGACTCAAACTTGCCTACAAAACGCTTAGAAGCTAGAagcagagtgagagagagagagagagagagagagagagagagaggtacaTATTTTCTTCACCCATCAAGGCCACTCATTCCTCAGCTgcattttagagagagagaaagctcaTTAAAGCACAAAGATAGATACACCAGCAGAGCTAGAGAGCTAGGTCCAATGGAGTACGAGAGGATAGACAAAGTGCAggtattgattattatttttttctcacccTGCTTCGAAATTCAAagaacccaattttttttttctttttttttttatctgtgtTCTTGTGTGCTTATCTGTGTCAATGGTTTTTGCAAGTATTTGGCTTTTCTAGTACCGGTTATGAAAAACTGGGGGTGGTGGAAATTTTGTAACTTTGTTATATGCGATTTAAAAATGTGGATTTTGCAGCACCtggtgtttttttattattattattattttgttgaacTGTGTTTTGCGTAGTTTAGTATTATTCCTCGTCAATTTTGGTGTACCCATTTGGTGTTCGATTGTCTAATATTTGGTAATAAATGATGGGTTTTATCAGTAATTCATGGACAGCTTCAGTTAAGTTTATTAGATTGAATCTTGCCTTTACAGGCTTTGAGTTTTAAGGTGCGGAAGACGATGAGTATCTCCTGTTTAGCAGTCCATTCAGTTGGGACGTTGTAGTTGCAATAAGATTATTTTCTTCCTTTACAATTCTGGTTTCTGCTGGACTTATCATTATAGCAGCTaatggttttattttctttttcttttttcctttttttaatccttttctctttcttaaaaCAGCGTTCAGCTTATGATCATCAAATatgttgattttaattttgttatgattAACTAAATACGATCTAGTATTAGAAATTTCGAAATATTAAGATGAAGAATGATTAAAGTGAGTAATTATTGCGTTTGCTTTCTTGGAATGACTTTTTGACACAGCCTTCCAGAAGCTCTTCTTTGAGTAAGTAAATTGAAGGGGCATCACATGAGTAATTTCTTTTCTGTAGTTAATGATTTCTTGTTGTTTTGTTAATTTCAGACTGGTATAATTTCTCCAAGTAAACTGAGGATGAAGCTCCTCGGGCCTCACAACCTTCGGAAAAATGGATCAAATAGTAACTCCTCAAGAACTTCTCCTTCTAGAGTTGAGGATGTTGAATTTGTGAACAGCTTATTAGCTCAAGCAGACAGGGATGAGGAAGGTCTGTTTCTCCTTCTCGGTTAtgaatcaatatttattttgttttgcatttTGCATCTTGCATCAGAGGACAGTACAAAGATTTCCAGCTTTATTCATGTTCTATTTAGTgaagtttgaaattcttttatgCGTTtcattacatataattattaaaaactaGTGCACTGATTGAGTTAAACGTCCTCCAGTTGCATCTCCAAGCTTAGACGTTCCACCTACAAAATTAACAGGTGAAGCAGCAATGGTTCCTCGGCAAACTGACCAGAATTCTTGCCAACCAAAGGAATCATTTCCAAGAGAAAACAGCGAAACTACTCGTATCAAGTTTCAGCAATGTAATAAGGCTGTCAGCGGTAATTCAAGCACACTCCACCAATTGAGAATAATGGAAGATGAAAATCTAGATTACGATAGTAATGCTAGTTCATCTAGCTTTGAGTTTCATAAAGGGGAAAGAATAGGACACAATCCCATTTCACGGTCACTCTCAAGACCCATGTCATCCAAGTGGAATGATGCCGAGAAATGGATAATGAATAGGCAAAATGTACAAGCTACACATCCTAAAAGAAATGCATTACAAAACCAAACGAATAGGTTTCCAGTGACAAATATGGGGAAGGTTGCTCCGGAATGTGCCAATTATGATTATAAGTTATCAATTAGCAGGGTGGTGGACACGAAGCGGGTTGATTTCTGTCAGCCTGCATCTCAGATGGGATATGATAGGTTCTCTTTTGTTCCTGCTGGGAGTCACCCCATTTCAGGCCAAGCTTACGTGGGGAATGCACCAATAGATCAATTTGCTCAAAGCAAGGATTTGAAAGAAGTGGTGCAAAGTGATGTTGCCTGCTCAACAGCTTCAGAAGATACAACAGGTAGGTACTTGCTCGTAGTTGAGTTCATTAAGGTTGCgttagaattggaagagatgacAATTTTTTGGTGGCTCTAAATTGTGCAGGAATTCCAGCCATAAGATCAGTCTCTATGAGAGACATGGGAACTGAAATGACACCTGTTACAAGTCAAGAGCCTTCAAGGACTGCTACTCCTATAGAGTCATCAACCCCACTCCGCAGCCCTATTTCTTCAATCCCATCAACTCCTCGAAGAGGGGCACCAGCTTCCACTCCCATGGATCACACCACTGATGAGGAATCACAACATGCCAATAGAAACAGAAAAGAACTGTCAGAAGAAGAAACGAAGCTCAAGACGAGGAGAGAAATTGTAGCACTTGGTGTTCAGCTTGGTAAGATGAACATCGCTGCTTGGGCAAGTAAAGCTGAGCAAGAAAAGGAAAGATCCTCCCCAGAAACAAATGATGCAGCGCAGCTTGAGCGTGCTGAATTTGAAAAACGTGCAGCTTCATGGGAAGAAGCTGAAAAGTCTAAACATCTGGCAAGGTTTTGAAATGATCCTTTTATTTTCAGAGTTTGCACCAAACTACTTTCCTTTTGACCAAAGATGGAATATATTTTTAGTTCTTGCCAGAACTATATATGTAGATTCCTAAATTGACGAGATCTTTTTGACATTCCTCAGATATAAGCGTGAAGAAATCAAAATCCAAGCATGGGAAAGTCATCAGAAGTTGAAATTAGAAGCTGACATGCGGAGAATAGAGGTATTTGAAATCGTgtgtttattattgtttttgaatGATTTTGGGAGGAGAAAACATCCAATAATCTTAATTGACATCATATCCGTTTGAACAAAAATGATGTTTGAGTCTGGTTATCCATTATTATATCATCTATTTCAACAGAATCGTAAAAAATTGCCATTACCCTATACAGCTATGTTATATGTATCTCTGTTGATTTATTCCGTAGATTGTAACTCAATTAAAGCTTGTGGTGATTTGAGACCTGAAAACCATTTGCCTCAATTTTTCTAATCGGAATTGTTATGTTagacaataaaattttcaagttaTCAAAGTTTCTATTGGTCTTAATTGCAAGGCAAACCATTTCAGGCTCAAGTTGAACAAATGAGAGCGCAAGCGCAAGCAAAGATGGTGAAAAAGATAGCAATGGCTAGGCAAAGATCAGAAGAAAAACGGGCAGCGGCTGAAGCGAGAAAAAATCGGGAGGCAGAAAGAACTGCAGCCCAAGCAGAATATATTCGACAGACAGGAAAATTGCCCTCGTTCCATTCGCATTACGTTTGCTGTGGATGGTTGTAACAAAACCAATGCTTTGTACAACAGCTGACCCAAAATGGATGTGGTTGTATTAGTTCAAGGTATACAACATGAATCATATGAGAGTGTTATAACATAAGCTAATCGGCTTTGTATTTTACGTGCAATCAGAGTGTGCAAGCTATTACACCTTGTTAATTTTGTAGCAAATGCATCATTTTATGAGCACCGATTTGTTCACAAtaactctctctatctctctctctctctcaaaaatgagagagagagagagagagagagagatcaaaTGGGTGCAATTCTTCGGAGCATGCAATACAATAATTTAACCTCTATAAAACCCAACTCCCAAATCATGTATACATGGTCATCtgatttttttagttaatatatgaatatttctTTAAAGTAATGAAAATTTCTTTCGTTATGAATGTTAAAATCCAGTAAGTATAACCTAAAATAAATACTTCGATGCTAATTTCTATTGGTGCTTAAACCAGTGATTATAAATCGAGACTGCCGAAAGAACCAGAACAATGATAATCTGCCAATGTCATCAAAACCATGCCTTGATCCATGTCATGATTTGGAAACCGACTATTATCTATTATAGTATTAATCGTGAAAGAAAATTCTGTTGATGAACATCGAAAATACAATATGATATTACATTCTTTTCAGAGAACTCTCTGATAGGACCTACATAATTAATGAGCATCCTTATTCAAAGAGAggaaataaaacccaaaaaaaagggaaggggggaaaaaaaaatctgcaCTTCAATTTCATTTCCTTGTAGAATCAGGAAAAGGGATTAGATCAACTTGCAAAAATTTCaatgcaacaaaaacaaaagatggCATAATACAGTCTCTGCTAATGCTTGTAATCAGGATTGTCCCTGAGACCAAGTTTATCAAGAACCAAACAGTATGACTCCCAGTCCTTTCTTCGGAGATACTTCAATATCCTCTTCCTCCTCTGCACCATTGCTAGAAGACCCTTCCGAGAATGCTTATCCTGTCCCATACAATAAATAACAGGTTGTTTTTACTAACAAAACATGAATCTTAAACAGTCCCCCATAAGATTGGGCATAAATTAGAATTCCTAGTTTAAGTGGAAGACAAAATCTATTAAACTGAAAAAcgcaacaataacaatataaatCTCTTTACCATGAGTAGAAAAATGGAGGTACCAGTATTATTAAGCAAGCAGTATACGTATATGTACTTGCATGTTTTAGTGCCTATCTGCACTATGCTTGTTAAGATAGTTCATATGAGAGCTTAAGAACTAAAGAGAACATAATTACCTCAATAGCTTATTTAGGAGAGCAAATACAGTCCAACAAATACCAAGATGCTTTGCATGGTAAAAGTTAGATTTTGCTTACAAAACAGATATCAAAAGTGACAGTTAAAGCAAGCTACAGTATATCTGATCCACCAAATTACTCAAAAACTATGACAGAATTTATCTCAAATTATCAACAACTATCAACACTGTGACTGTTTCACAACCACACAAGTCTAATTGTATAACAGTATAACGCAGTCAGATTACTCGATATTAGACTAAATAACAATATGACCTCTTGTAAATTTAAGATAAAACTGCAAAACATAAAGGGATCGAGTTTGCATTATCACCTTTTTGTGCAAAACTGAAGACAAATGCTTGATCTTGGTTGTTAGCTGCGCCACTACAAACCATTAGAAAAGGATATTAGTAACCCCTAACAAGCAAAAACCCAAAATGGCAAAGAAAATATCAGAATCATTTAAACACCACCTTACCACAGAGACGAACTAAAACAAatcttaaaaagaataaaaaagaaaggaaaatttgtGTTTTGGTTTAAATCCATTATTCTTGAGTTAAATTAATCTACTCTTCGCTTTAGTTAAACTAATATAACTTATCCGCAAAACCAAAATCCACATTAaaggggatgtattcaatttaaagtttgacggatttaaaatgaattataaaatttaaaggatttggtagattgttatggaattctacaaactctataaaatttttataagaatgcatcgaaatctttggatttaaggctggatttcatattgacaattttcttcacaatttcactgttaaaatcctttcaaatctattaaaatccatcattttttaaagtcttttaaaatcaatgactttttgaataccaccagattttaaaagaattctacaaagtcgtaattgaatacatctagattttaatggactttataaaatctatcaaaatctaaattgaatatcattagacttgtatggactcttttaaaatctaaatcgaataactttaaactttaaaagacttttaaaatacttcaaattctaaattgaatacaccccccTAAGTGATTTGAGTAACAGCCATGTACTGATACTAAAGTGGGCCAAAAGCCTTAATACAATTACATATCAGGCTTATAATATCTCACttcattttttcctttaatagtatataaatataatgctaACTCAGAAAACAATTTCTATGAGAGAGAGACAacctaattaaaaattttagaaatgggAGAACAAACTTTTATACATTTTAGAAGTCAGTTATGAGATTGCATCCTTAATAAGTGTCCAACAAGTACAAGAAGCAATCAGGAATATGGATTGTTCTACTACTAGGAAATTTTgcttaaaaccaaaatcaagtttatacCTTGTACTCGTGCAGATCCACAATCTGACTCTGACATTTTAAACTCATCTCTAACTTTGGCAAGTTCGATTTTCAGTTTTTCTTCAGAAGACATGTTATCTGGATGGAAATACTGCATTGATGTTTCAAATTAAGTTGGTCATCAGATCACAAATTACCCGGAATGAAAATAGAAATGTCAAGTTCTTCATCAATAAACTACAACAATTCAAGTGCATACCATTGACAATTTTCCTagtttaagcccaatttatttatacatttcTAGAGGATAATTCGGAAGAGTTGTGACATTAGCACTATAATTTCAGTCTCATGTTATTCAATATTATATCATGATATAGGCAATAAACCCAGAGAAAACATCCATAAAAAATTTGACCGTTCATGCAGCTTCGCTCCTTTGCAATAGAAAACAAACTGGACTGAAAGAGGCCTTTTGAAACAAAACAATGTAATTTTATGAACTTGagcatttgaaaatataaacctCATTTCATGTAATATACTAAAACTATTTTCATGTGGCCATCTAGGAAGGATCCTGAGCCAAGTTAAACCTCTCCTAAGATTGGATGGACTTCAGACTTCTTCTTTCATATGGCCGCATTACCAACAATACTATCCCAAATaacttgaaataatttttaaatactgTTACTATACATACCATATGTATATCTACCAAATTTATGCGTTGACGAACATTTATCCTAACAAAATATGGTACTAAGTTTTGCACAGCACTAAAATAGCAGGAGAAggtaaacaaatatttatacaaatgcTTGCCTTTTCAACCAGGTGTTCCTTGGGAGTTTGCAGCATGAAGTCAGGAGTGCGACCCAATTGACCCAATATATCAATTCTGTGCACTGAAACAgcaaaaccataacaataataatcattgGTAAGAGGAACAAGAAAACGACTAAatgtaacccaaaaaaaaaaaacacttatcaATTTTAGCAGTTCATATCAAGAAGCAATGATATGTATACAATCAATGAAAAAAAAGCACACATTTCCTTACTTACACTTAGGTTTCTCATCCTCGGGTAGCTTCAACTTGAGCAAGCTATCCCTCAAGTCCCTGTAAGAGTTGCCGCCAATCTTACTTTCAGTCTCTTTGTCCTCCAAATCCCTCAATTTAATCAACCTGTCATTCAATTCCCCCAATGAAAACCAATCATCCCCTTTAGCCACCGGCCTCAAAGTCTTCAACTTCTCTCCCAACTCTCCATAGCTATACATCTTCACGAACTCCGCCCTCATCGCATCCGACCTGTCCTTGTCCTTCTTCTCCCTCGACACCTCCCCAAACAATGAGAACGGCGAAGCATCAGTCCCTCCAATCACCATACTCGGCgacgaggaagaagaagaagaagaagaagaggaatccTTGGGCTTCAACCTCAAAGTATTCTTGAACGTCGATAACGACATGGGGTCCACACCCTTCTTCTCATTCTGAGACGAGCTCAGCTGCTTCAAACTCTCCCGAATCGCTTCAAACGACTGCCTTCCACCACCACTCTTCTCGGCATTCTGCGCCATCCCCACCACGTTTTGCTTGTACAGCTCCTCAAACGAGATGTGCTGCGAAGAACCAGAACCACGAGGCGACGAGGAGGTTGGCGTAGAATTAGACTTGGCGGTGGGAGGAGGAGCAGAGGTCGCGCGGCGGAACTCAGAGAGGTTCTTGCGAATCTCGTCGAAGGACTCGATCTTGGAGGGCCTCGAGAAAGAGGGATGGTTTGAAGATGAGGAGGCGGGTCTTCTGGGTTCCGGCCGAGGATAGCTTTGGGTCTGTCTGAGACTGGCTTTGACATCGCTGAAATAGGAAGACAGAGAAGATTGAGAGGAGGAAGAAGAGTTGGATTCGTCATTTGGGTCAGAAGGATCAGAAGGGtttgaggaggaggaggag includes the following:
- the LOC107414091 gene encoding uncharacterized protein LOC107414091 gives rise to the protein MEYERIDKVQTGIISPSKLRMKLLGPHNLRKNGSNSNSSRTSPSRVEDVEFVNSLLAQADRDEEVASPSLDVPPTKLTGEAAMVPRQTDQNSCQPKESFPRENSETTRIKFQQCNKAVSGNSSTLHQLRIMEDENLDYDSNASSSSFEFHKGERIGHNPISRSLSRPMSSKWNDAEKWIMNRQNVQATHPKRNALQNQTNRFPVTNMGKVAPECANYDYKLSISRVVDTKRVDFCQPASQMGYDRFSFVPAGSHPISGQAYVGNAPIDQFAQSKDLKEVVQSDVACSTASEDTTGIPAIRSVSMRDMGTEMTPVTSQEPSRTATPIESSTPLRSPISSIPSTPRRGAPASTPMDHTTDEESQHANRNRKELSEEETKLKTRREIVALGVQLGKMNIAAWASKAEQEKERSSPETNDAAQLERAEFEKRAASWEEAEKSKHLARYKREEIKIQAWESHQKLKLEADMRRIEAQVEQMRAQAQAKMVKKIAMARQRSEEKRAAAEARKNREAERTAAQAEYIRQTGKLPSFHSHYVCCGWL
- the LOC107414102 gene encoding uncharacterized protein LOC107414102, producing MALQLRSKARTFSNPSFIRLFSTNSSSSSNPSDPSDPNDESNSSSSSQSSLSSYFSDVKASLRQTQSYPRPEPRRPASSSSNHPSFSRPSKIESFDEIRKNLSEFRRATSAPPPTAKSNSTPTSSSPRGSGSSQHISFEELYKQNVVGMAQNAEKSGGGRQSFEAIRESLKQLSSSQNEKKGVDPMSLSTFKNTLRLKPKDSSSSSSSSSSSPSMVIGGTDASPFSLFGEVSREKKDKDRSDAMRAEFVKMYSYGELGEKLKTLRPVAKGDDWFSLGELNDRLIKLRDLEDKETESKIGGNSYRDLRDSLLKLKLPEDEKPKLHRIDILGQLGRTPDFMLQTPKEHLVEKYFHPDNMSSEEKLKIELAKVRDEFKMSESDCGSARVQVAQLTTKIKHLSSVLHKKDKHSRKGLLAMVQRRKRILKYLRRKDWESYCLVLDKLGLRDNPDYKH